One segment of Thamnophis elegans isolate rThaEle1 chromosome 16, rThaEle1.pri, whole genome shotgun sequence DNA contains the following:
- the PLEKHO2 gene encoding pleckstrin homology domain-containing family O member 2, producing MEDGLKEENSEKSKSPTSGDKVGWVKKSSGGFLSLWKERYIRLRKNQLLVYENEEEQKCVESFELEHYDRCQDLRALLKRKNRFILIRSPGCKVQDIKFQASSPEEKELWMKALNDGIGRGKNKIFDEVKVDESLSLDHVTRGRAKIAKGRRPPTRNHLKEVASSMSDGILRLDLDVSDSGPPDSILVTSETPETSPPKETHKPPMPPVKVPMPPTENLSANLTPEDPQVKKLPMPPAKPLKEVAAPGENVNSVEGSDAEEEKREDSEEVEDLVDPNPPAPPPKILSDKMKVGWDHPSSELHDVETETTSGLNKEAAKPPTPPPKVFRNSLISKENEAQVDISKGYEQPDGDSNLDINGIDDNGTTQPAFQNGKEQDDRSSEPATKKEELSRSSEDQVDVTEPVGGSPATKARSSSLGALLSESPKRAPRPDFQKSSILHVVRMEKKIADEKERTEKLLQKVQCEELEQAQEGKGPSVDAKELLNEATEQLRQASQVLQEVKDLGELRREPNSLRKGVVKDLVTVYRRSVP from the exons GGTTTGAAAGAGGAAAATTCGGAGAAGTCAAAGAGTCCCACTTCAGGAGATAAAGTTGGCTGGGTCAAGAAGAGCAGCGGGGGCTTTCTGAGTCTTTGGAAAGAGCGTTACATCCGGCTCCGTAAAAACCAGCTCTTGGTGTACGAAAATGAG GAGGAACAGAAATGTGTTGAGAGTTTTGAACTGGAGCATTATGATCGATGCCAAGATTTGCGAGCCCTCCTGAAACGGAAAAACAGATTCATTTTAATCCGTTCTCCAGGATGCAAG GTGCAAGATATCAAATTCCAGGCATCGTCCCCAGAAGAAAAGGAATTATGGATGAAAGCGCTCAATGATGGCATCGGCCGAGGAAAGAATAAGATCTTTGATGAG GTAAAAGTCGATGAGAGTCTGTCTCTGGATCACGTAACTCGAGGCAGAGCCAAGATAGCCAAGGGCCGTCGTCCACCTACCAGAAACCATTTGAAAGAG GTGGCTAGTTCAATGTCAGACGGGATCCTGAGACTTGACTTAGATGTATCAGACAGTGGACCTCCAGACAGCATCCTCGTGACCAGTGAAACTCCTGAAACGTCTCCTCCAAAGGAGACTCACAAACCTCCAATGCCTCCTGTAAAAGTGCCCATGCCTCCAACGGAGAACCTCAGTGCCAATCTTACCCCAGAAGATCCACAGGTCAAGAAGCTACCAATGCCTCCAGCTAAGCCTCTCAAGGAAGTAGCAGCACCCGGTGAAAATGTGAACTCTGTAGAAGGAAGCGACGCAGAAGAGGAGAAACGTGAAGACTCTGAAGAAGTGGAAGATTTGGTGGACCCTAACCCTCCAGCACCTCCTCCAAAGATTTTATCCGACAAAATGAAGGTGGGATGGGATCATCCAAGCTCTGAGCTTCATGACGTTGAAACAGAGACCACCTCTGGATTAAACAAGGAAGCAGCCAAGCCACCGACTCCTCCTCCCAAGGTCTTTAGAAACAGCTTGATCTCCAAGGAGAACGAAGCACAGGTAGACATTTCCAAAGGGTATGAGCAGCCTGACGGAGACTCAAACCTTGACATCAATGGCATTGATGACAACGGAACAACTCAACCCGCTTTCCAGAATGGGAAGGAGCAGGACGACCGTTCCTCAGAGCCAGCCACAAAGAAAGAGGAATTGAGCCGGTCTTCCGAAGACCAGGTTGACGTCACAGAGCCTGTGGGAGGTTCTCCAGCAACCAAGGCTCGCAGCTCCTCTCTAGGGGCCTTGCTTTCAGAATCGCCCAAAAGGGCTCCTCGGCCAGATTTCCAGAAGTCGTCTATCCTCCACGTGGTGCGGATGGAGAAGAAAATTGCGGATGAAAAGGAACGAACTGAAAAGCTCCTGCAGAAGGTCCAGTGTGAAGAGCTGGAGCAAGCCCAGGAGGGCAAAGGACCCTCGGTCGATGCAAAGGAGCTGCTCAACGAAGCCACCGAGCAACTCCGGCAAGCCTCCCAGGTCTTGCAAGAGGTCAAAGATTTGGGGGAACTGAGAAGGGAGCCTAACAGTTTGCGCAAAGGAGTCGTGAAGGACCTCGTGACTGTTTACAGGAGAAGCGTCCCTTAA